One genomic window of Buchnera aphidicola (Greenidea ficicola) includes the following:
- the rplF gene encoding 50S ribosomal protein L6 — protein MSRIAKLPILVPLEVKITLNKNKIKVKGPNGILIYNINKNVEIKYINNVLKFNVKKKNMYAWSQAGTCRSLINSMILGVTDGFFKKLYLFGVGYRVLEIKNNIISLSLGYSHIIKYKFPLDIIIKNISQNEILIEGIDKQKVGQIASDIRSYRVPESYKGKGIRYENEYIRIKEAKKK, from the coding sequence ATGTCTCGTATTGCTAAATTACCTATTTTAGTTCCTTTGGAAGTAAAAATTACATTGAATAAAAATAAAATAAAAGTTAAAGGACCTAATGGTATTTTAATATATAATATTAATAAAAATGTTGAAATAAAATATATTAATAATGTATTAAAATTTAATGTAAAAAAAAAAAATATGTATGCTTGGTCTCAAGCAGGAACTTGTCGTTCTTTAATTAATTCTATGATTTTAGGAGTTACTGATGGTTTTTTTAAAAAACTTTATTTATTTGGTGTAGGTTATAGAGTTTTAGAAATAAAAAATAATATTATTAGTCTTTCTTTAGGATATTCGCATATTATAAAATATAAATTTCCTTTAGATATTATAATAAAAAATATTTCTCAAAATGAAATATTAATTGAAGGTATTGATAAGCAAAAAGTTGGTCAAATTGCTTCTGATATAAGATCTTATCGAGTACCAGAATCTTATAAAGGAAAAGGTATTAGGTATGAAAATGAATATATTCGTATTAAAGAAGCTAAAAAGAAATAA
- the rpmD gene encoding 50S ribosomal protein L30: protein MNDFISITQIKSKIGIIKKHKLILLGLGLRYIGHTVFRKNTKSLQGMINKVIYMLKINN from the coding sequence ATGAATGATTTTATTTCTATTACACAAATAAAAAGTAAGATAGGAATTATTAAAAAACATAAATTAATATTATTAGGTTTAGGGTTGCGTTATATTGGTCATACTGTTTTTAGAAAAAATACTAAATCTTTACAAGGAATGATAAATAAAGTTATTTATATGTTAAAAATAAATAATTAA
- the rpsD gene encoding 30S ribosomal protein S4, producing MARYLGPKLKLSRREGTDLFLKSGLRGMDSKCKIDHPPGQHGFKKPRLSEYGIQLREKQKVRRLYGILERQFHNYYKKAVKLKGNTGENLLILLENRLDNIVYRIGFGSTRAESRQLVNHKSIMVNNKIINIPSYQVLINDVISIKEKAKNQLRIKAALSLSEQREQPVWLEVDKIKMFGILKKNPDRSDLPAEINEHLIVELYSK from the coding sequence ATGGCAAGATATTTAGGGCCAAAATTAAAATTAAGTCGTAGAGAAGGAACAGATTTATTTTTAAAATCTGGTTTAAGAGGAATGGATTCTAAATGTAAAATTGATCATCCTCCTGGTCAACATGGTTTTAAAAAACCAAGATTATCTGAATATGGAATACAATTAAGAGAAAAACAAAAAGTTAGAAGGTTGTATGGTATTTTAGAACGTCAATTTCATAATTATTATAAAAAAGCAGTAAAATTAAAAGGGAATACAGGAGAAAATTTATTAATTTTATTAGAAAATCGTTTAGATAATATTGTTTATCGTATAGGTTTTGGTTCTACTAGAGCTGAATCTAGACAATTGGTAAATCATAAATCTATAATGGTAAATAATAAAATTATTAATATTCCTTCTTATCAAGTATTAATTAATGATGTTATTTCAATTAAAGAAAAAGCAAAGAATCAGTTACGTATTAAAGCAGCTTTATCTTTATCAGAACAAAGAGAACAACCAGTTTGGTTAGAAGTTGACAAAATAAAAATGTTTGGTATTTTAAAAAAAAATCCTGATCGTTCTGATTTACCAGCAGAGATTAATGAACATTTAATTGTAGAATTATATTCTAAATAA
- the rplO gene encoding 50S ribosomal protein L15 yields the protein MYLNTISSINKLCKSKKRLGRGIGSGFGKTSGRGHKGQKSRSGGKVRLGFEGGQTPLYRRLPKFGFVSRKKIFNDEVRLSEIESLYKSGKINDKIINLYILKKFNIVKKNIKYVKIISSGRIFFPVIVEGLKVTKGVFSKIKILGGIVKES from the coding sequence ATGTACCTTAATACTATTTCTTCGATAAATAAATTATGTAAAAGTAAAAAAAGATTAGGAAGAGGAATAGGATCAGGTTTTGGTAAAACTTCTGGAAGGGGTCATAAAGGTCAAAAATCTAGATCTGGTGGAAAAGTTCGTTTAGGATTTGAAGGAGGTCAAACTCCTTTATATAGAAGATTGCCTAAATTTGGTTTTGTTTCTAGAAAAAAAATATTTAATGATGAAGTTCGTTTATCTGAAATAGAATCTTTATATAAATCTGGAAAAATTAATGATAAAATAATTAATTTATATATTTTAAAAAAATTTAATATTGTAAAAAAAAATATAAAATATGTAAAAATTATTTCTTCAGGAAGAATTTTTTTTCCTGTTATTGTAGAAGGTTTAAAAGTTACTAAAGGAGTTTTTTCTAAAATTAAAATTTTAGGTGGAATTGTTAAGGAATCTTAA
- the rplP gene encoding 50S ribosomal protein L16 produces MLQPKKTKFRKMHKGRNRGLVFNDIIIFGTFGLKAVTRGRLTARQIESARRVITRSIKRVGKIWIRVFPDKPITKKPLEVRMGKGKGNVEYWVSLVQPGKILYEISGVSEEISKLALKLASDKLPIKTIFVNKMKAL; encoded by the coding sequence ATGTTGCAACCTAAAAAAACAAAATTTAGAAAAATGCATAAAGGAAGAAATAGAGGATTAGTATTTAATGATATTATTATTTTTGGAACTTTTGGTTTAAAAGCTGTTACCAGAGGAAGATTAACAGCTAGACAAATAGAATCTGCTAGAAGAGTTATTACTAGATCTATTAAAAGGGTTGGGAAAATTTGGATAAGAGTTTTTCCAGATAAGCCTATTACTAAAAAACCTTTAGAAGTTAGAATGGGTAAAGGAAAAGGAAATGTTGAATATTGGGTTTCTTTAGTGCAACCTGGAAAAATATTATATGAAATTAGTGGTGTTTCTGAGGAGATTTCTAAACTTGCTTTAAAATTAGCTTCAGATAAATTACCAATTAAAACAATATTTGTTAATAAGATGAAAGCATTATGA
- the rpsC gene encoding 30S ribosomal protein S3, whose amino-acid sequence MGQKVHPNGIRLGIIKSWNSVWFSNTKDFSRNLYGDFKVRSFLIKKLFKASISKIIIERPSKIIRVTIHTARPGIVIGKKGEDVEKLRAIISKISGVPAQINISEIRRPELDAKLVADNIKVQLERRVMFRRAMKRSVQNAMRQGAKGIKIEVSGRLGGVEIARTEWYREGRVPLHTFRADIEYNTSEAHTTFGLIGIKVWIFKGEILGGMKIIKNKENNFTYPKKNNRYIRK is encoded by the coding sequence ATGGGTCAAAAAGTACATCCTAATGGAATTAGATTAGGAATAATTAAATCTTGGAATTCTGTTTGGTTTTCTAATACTAAAGATTTTTCTCGTAATCTTTATGGGGATTTTAAAGTAAGATCTTTTTTAATTAAAAAATTATTTAAAGCTTCAATTTCTAAAATTATAATAGAAAGACCATCTAAAATTATTCGTGTTACAATACATACTGCTAGACCAGGTATTGTTATAGGAAAAAAGGGAGAAGATGTTGAAAAATTAAGAGCTATAATATCTAAAATATCTGGAGTTCCTGCTCAAATTAATATATCTGAAATAAGAAGACCGGAATTAGATGCTAAATTAGTAGCTGATAATATTAAAGTTCAATTAGAACGACGTGTTATGTTTAGAAGAGCTATGAAAAGATCTGTTCAAAATGCTATGCGTCAAGGAGCTAAAGGAATTAAAATAGAAGTTAGTGGAAGGTTAGGGGGAGTAGAAATTGCTAGAACAGAGTGGTATAGAGAAGGAAGAGTTCCTTTACATACTTTTAGAGCGGATATTGAATATAATACTTCTGAAGCTCATACAACTTTTGGTTTAATTGGTATAAAAGTTTGGATTTTTAAAGGAGAGATTTTAGGTGGTATGAAAATTATTAAAAATAAAGAAAATAATTTTACATATCCTAAAAAAAATAATAGATATATTCGAAAATAA
- the rplV gene encoding 50S ribosomal protein L22 → MVEIIAKCFKIKSSVQKLRLVVNLIKGKKVLFALDFLNNSSKKSSFLIKKLLHSVIANAEHNNNINNLSDLIIKNIFVDQGPTSKRMMPRAKGRADRILKRTSKITIIVSNVL, encoded by the coding sequence ATGGTAGAAATAATAGCAAAGTGTTTTAAAATAAAATCTTCTGTTCAAAAATTAAGATTGGTAGTAAATTTAATAAAAGGGAAAAAAGTTTTATTTGCTTTGGATTTTTTAAATAATAGTTCAAAAAAATCTTCTTTTTTAATAAAAAAATTATTACATTCAGTTATTGCAAATGCAGAACATAATAATAATATTAATAATTTAAGTGATTTAATTATTAAAAATATTTTTGTTGATCAAGGACCTACTAGTAAAAGAATGATGCCTAGAGCTAAAGGAAGAGCAGATCGTATTTTAAAAAGAACTAGTAAAATTACTATTATAGTTTCTAATGTTTTATAG
- the rplN gene encoding 50S ribosomal protein L14, which produces MIQEQTILNVADNSGAKIVMCIKVLGGSKRRYAGIGNIIKVAIKEAIPRGKVKKGEVFRAIVVRTKKGIRRIDGSLIRFDSNSCVILNNTDQPIGTRIFGPVTRELRIEKFMKIISLAPEVL; this is translated from the coding sequence ATGATACAAGAACAAACTATATTAAATGTAGCAGATAATTCAGGAGCTAAAATTGTAATGTGTATTAAAGTTCTTGGAGGCTCTAAAAGACGTTATGCAGGAATTGGAAATATTATTAAAGTTGCTATAAAAGAAGCAATACCAAGAGGAAAGGTTAAAAAAGGGGAAGTTTTTAGAGCAATTGTTGTAAGAACAAAAAAAGGTATTCGTAGAATTGATGGTTCGTTAATACGTTTTGATAGTAATTCTTGTGTTATATTAAATAACACAGATCAACCTATTGGAACTAGGATTTTTGGTCCGGTTACAAGAGAATTAAGAATAGAAAAATTTATGAAAATAATCTCTTTGGCTCCAGAAGTTTTATAA
- the secY gene encoding preprotein translocase subunit SecY → MFKCLGLNLSKNSFYELKNRLFFLLISVIVFRLGCFIPIPGINTSVLSQIFVKKHGTIIDMFNIFSGGSLSRASIFTLGVMPYISASIIIQLLTLVVPFLKEIKKNGESGNLKINEYIRYTTVFFAFFQAIGISFGLPNILGIYHLVINPNIFFYLISIITLVTGTVFLMWLGELITEKGIGNGISIFIFIGIISEIPYHFLNIIFQIKQGNFSFYLFLMLFFLLFFLLYVIVFIECSQRKIKVFYSRRQYTQRSYKEKNSYLPLKINISGVIPSIFSSSIIIFPTTICSWLNADNFLVYYYNIIKNFFLYFHINTLIYIIIYSCLIIFFCFFYSLLIFNPKEVSKNLKKSGVFIFGIRPGFKTENYIKKIMFRVTFIGSFYIILICLIPDIIKDFFYIPFYFGGTSFLIVTVVIIDFISQIQTLMLSSQYKNVLKKSNLNFNKKYY, encoded by the coding sequence ATGTTTAAATGTTTAGGGTTAAATTTAAGTAAAAATAGTTTTTATGAATTAAAGAATCGTTTGTTTTTTTTATTAATTTCTGTTATTGTTTTTAGATTAGGTTGTTTTATTCCTATACCTGGAATAAATACTTCGGTATTATCACAAATTTTTGTTAAAAAACATGGAACGATTATTGATATGTTTAATATTTTTTCTGGAGGTTCTTTAAGCAGAGCTTCTATTTTTACTTTAGGTGTTATGCCATATATTTCTGCTTCTATTATTATACAGTTGTTAACATTAGTTGTTCCTTTTTTAAAGGAAATTAAAAAAAATGGAGAAAGTGGAAATTTAAAAATCAATGAATATATTAGATATACTACAGTTTTTTTTGCTTTTTTTCAAGCTATAGGAATTTCTTTTGGTTTGCCTAATATTTTAGGAATATATCATTTAGTAATAAATCCAAATATTTTTTTTTATCTTATATCTATAATAACTTTAGTTACTGGAACAGTATTTTTGATGTGGTTAGGTGAATTAATTACTGAAAAAGGTATTGGAAATGGTATTTCAATATTTATTTTTATAGGGATTATTTCTGAAATTCCATATCATTTTTTAAATATTATTTTTCAGATAAAACAAGGAAATTTTTCATTTTATTTATTTTTAATGTTATTTTTTTTGTTATTTTTTTTACTTTATGTTATAGTTTTTATAGAATGTAGTCAAAGAAAAATAAAAGTTTTTTATTCTAGAAGACAGTATACACAACGTTCTTATAAAGAAAAAAATTCTTATTTACCATTAAAAATAAATATTTCTGGAGTTATACCATCTATTTTTTCTTCAAGTATAATAATTTTTCCAACAACAATTTGTTCTTGGTTAAATGCTGATAATTTTTTAGTTTATTATTATAATATTATTAAAAATTTTTTTTTATATTTTCATATTAATACATTAATATATATTATAATATATTCTTGTTTAATTATTTTTTTTTGTTTTTTTTATAGTTTATTAATATTTAATCCTAAAGAAGTATCTAAGAATTTAAAAAAATCTGGAGTTTTTATTTTTGGTATTAGGCCTGGTTTTAAAACAGAAAATTATATTAAAAAAATTATGTTTCGAGTTACTTTTATAGGATCTTTTTATATTATTTTAATATGTTTAATTCCAGATATTATAAAAGATTTTTTTTATATTCCTTTTTATTTTGGAGGAACTTCTTTTTTAATTGTTACAGTGGTTATTATAGATTTTATTTCTCAAATACAAACATTAATGTTATCAAGTCAATATAAAAATGTTTTAAAAAAGTCAAATTTAAATTTTAATAAAAAATATTATTAA
- the rpsK gene encoding 30S ribosomal protein S11, whose product MIKKNIKIKKRIKKKILDGIVHIHASFNNTIVTITDRQGNTLGWATSGGSGFRGSRKSTPFAAQVAAERCTELVKDYGIKNLEVMVKGPGPGRESTIRALNNLGFRITNITDVTPIPHNGCRPPKKRRV is encoded by the coding sequence ATGATAAAAAAAAATATTAAAATTAAAAAACGTATTAAAAAAAAAATATTAGATGGAATAGTTCATATTCATGCTTCTTTTAATAATACTATTGTAACAATTACTGATCGACAAGGTAATACTTTAGGTTGGGCTACTTCTGGAGGATCTGGTTTTAGAGGTTCTAGAAAATCCACACCTTTTGCAGCACAAGTTGCTGCAGAACGATGTACGGAATTAGTAAAAGATTATGGAATTAAAAATTTAGAAGTAATGGTAAAAGGTCCAGGTCCTGGAAGGGAATCTACTATAAGAGCTTTAAATAATTTAGGTTTTCGTATTACTAATATTACAGATGTTACCCCTATACCTCATAATGGGTGTAGACCTCCTAAAAAAAGAAGGGTGTAA
- the rpsM gene encoding 30S ribosomal protein S13, protein MRIAGINVPENKHTVIALTSIYGIGKSRAKMICFSIGVKLNVKISELSDKKIDKIREKISKFVIEGDLRREVTLNIKRLMDLGCYKGFRHRKNLPVNGQRTKTNARTRKGSRKIIKK, encoded by the coding sequence GTGCGTATTGCAGGTATTAATGTTCCTGAAAATAAACATACTGTTATTGCATTAACTTCCATTTATGGAATTGGTAAAAGTAGAGCAAAAATGATTTGTTTTAGTATTGGTGTTAAATTAAATGTTAAAATATCGGAGTTATCTGATAAAAAAATAGATAAAATAAGAGAAAAAATTTCTAAATTTGTTATTGAAGGAGATTTAAGAAGAGAAGTTACATTAAATATTAAAAGATTGATGGATTTAGGTTGTTACAAAGGATTTCGTCATAGAAAAAATTTACCGGTAAATGGTCAAAGAACAAAAACAAATGCTCGAACTCGAAAAGGTTCTAGAAAAATAATTAAAAAATAA
- the rpsE gene encoding 30S ribosomal protein S5, which yields MNNFDKKNINELNEKLITVNRVSKTVKGGRIFSFTALTVVGNGKGSVGFGYGKAREVPSAIQKAMEKARKNMIQVNLNKKTIQYSIYSSHTGSNVFMKPASEGTGIIAGGAMRAVLEVAGIKDILAKTYGSTNPINVVRATIKGLRNMKSPEFIAEKRNKNLEDILGE from the coding sequence ATGAATAATTTTGATAAAAAAAATATTAATGAACTAAATGAAAAATTAATAACAGTTAATAGAGTATCAAAAACAGTTAAAGGTGGTAGGATTTTTTCTTTTACTGCTTTAACTGTAGTTGGAAATGGAAAAGGTTCGGTAGGTTTTGGTTATGGTAAAGCTAGAGAAGTTCCATCAGCTATTCAGAAAGCTATGGAGAAAGCTAGAAAAAATATGATTCAAGTTAATTTAAATAAAAAAACTATACAGTATTCTATTTATAGTTCTCATACTGGTTCTAATGTTTTTATGAAACCAGCTTCTGAGGGAACTGGAATTATTGCTGGTGGAGCAATGAGAGCTGTATTAGAGGTAGCTGGAATAAAAGATATATTAGCAAAAACTTATGGTTCAACAAATCCTATTAATGTTGTTCGTGCTACTATTAAAGGATTAAGAAATATGAAATCTCCGGAATTTATTGCTGAAAAAAGAAATAAAAATTTAGAAGATATTTTAGGTGAATAA
- the rpsQ gene encoding 30S ribosomal protein S17: protein MKNKTILIGNVLNNKMQKSATVVIKRFVKHPIYGKYIKKTTKLHIHDEKNVCSIGDLVEISSCRPISKTKSWKLLRIIKKSIFLYNK, encoded by the coding sequence ATGAAAAATAAAACTATTTTAATTGGTAATGTTTTAAATAATAAAATGCAAAAATCAGCAACTGTAGTAATTAAAAGATTTGTTAAACATCCTATTTATGGAAAGTATATAAAAAAAACTACAAAATTACATATACATGATGAAAAAAATGTTTGTTCGATAGGGGATCTTGTAGAAATTTCTTCTTGCAGACCAATATCAAAAACTAAATCTTGGAAATTATTACGTATAATTAAAAAATCTATTTTTTTATATAATAAATAA
- the rpmC gene encoding 50S ribosomal protein L29 has translation MNIKKLRKKKNSFLNIYLLKLFKEQFNLRMQLGSGKLKQLHLLRKVRRNIARIKTIITENKKNNYEK, from the coding sequence ATGAATATAAAAAAGTTAAGAAAAAAAAAAAATTCTTTTTTAAATATTTATTTATTAAAATTATTTAAAGAACAATTTAATTTAAGAATGCAATTAGGTTCTGGAAAATTAAAACAATTGCATTTATTAAGAAAAGTTCGTCGTAATATTGCAAGAATAAAAACTATTATTACAGAAAATAAGAAAAATAATTATGAAAAATAA
- the rpsN gene encoding 30S ribosomal protein S14, with product MAKESIKARELKRVFLYNKFLLQRKKLKNIISNVNYSESERWNAMLKLQTFPRDSSPIRQRNRCLQTGRPHAYLRKFGLSRIKLREAAMRGEVPGLKKASW from the coding sequence ATGGCAAAAGAATCTATAAAAGCTAGAGAATTAAAACGTGTATTTTTATATAATAAATTTTTATTACAACGTAAAAAATTAAAAAATATTATATCTAATGTTAATTATTCTGAATCTGAACGTTGGAATGCTATGTTAAAATTGCAAACTTTTCCTCGTGATTCTAGCCCTATTCGTCAAAGAAATAGATGTTTACAAACAGGTAGGCCTCATGCTTATTTAAGAAAATTTGGATTAAGTAGAATTAAGTTGCGTGAAGCAGCTATGCGAGGAGAAGTTCCTGGTTTAAAAAAGGCTAGTTGGTAA
- the rpsH gene encoding 30S ribosomal protein S8, which yields MSMQDSISDMLTRIRNAQFSNKYSVLMPSSKIKISISNVLKNEGYIKDFLIQKNNFKPILKIYLKYYKGLPVIENIIRVSKPSLRIYKSFKNLMKVMSGFGISIISTSKGIMTDKMARNIGLGGEVLCNVS from the coding sequence ATGAGTATGCAAGATTCTATATCAGATATGTTAACACGTATTAGAAATGCTCAGTTTTCAAATAAATATTCAGTTTTAATGCCTTCTTCTAAAATAAAAATTTCTATTAGTAATGTTTTAAAAAATGAAGGTTATATTAAAGATTTTTTAATTCAAAAAAATAATTTTAAACCTATTTTAAAAATTTATTTAAAGTATTATAAAGGTTTGCCTGTTATTGAGAATATAATTAGAGTTAGTAAACCAAGTTTAAGAATTTATAAAAGTTTTAAAAATTTAATGAAAGTTATGTCTGGTTTTGGAATTTCTATTATATCTACTTCAAAAGGTATTATGACAGATAAAATGGCTCGTAATATTGGTTTAGGTGGAGAAGTTCTTTGTAATGTATCTTAA
- a CDS encoding DNA-directed RNA polymerase subunit alpha → MHGFISDFLKPQIVDIKHVSKTHSKIILEPLERGFGHTLGNALRRILLSSISGCAVTEVEIDGVVHEYSSKEGVKEDILEILLNLKGLAIKLHKKDEGFMTLKKTGIGIVLASDIIHDSSIEIINLDHLICNLTYEYASISMKIKVQKGIGYASSLTRRNKILDSEKSLIGKLFLDACYSPIDRISYSVEPARIEKRTDLDKLIIEMETNGAIDPEEAIRTAATILSEQLEAFIYFKDLEQPEIKELKPEFEPILLRPVDDLELTVRSANCLKAEAVHYIGDLVQKTEVELLKTPNLGKKSLTEIKDVLSSRNLSLGMKLENWPPNSIVE, encoded by the coding sequence ATGCATGGTTTTATTTCTGATTTTTTAAAACCTCAAATAGTTGATATAAAACATGTAAGTAAAACACATTCTAAGATTATTTTGGAACCATTAGAAAGAGGTTTTGGTCATACTTTGGGAAATGCGTTAAGAAGAATTTTGTTATCTTCAATTTCTGGTTGTGCTGTTACTGAAGTTGAAATAGATGGAGTTGTTCATGAATATAGCAGTAAAGAAGGTGTAAAGGAAGATATTTTAGAAATTTTATTAAATTTAAAAGGTTTGGCGATTAAATTACATAAAAAAGATGAAGGTTTTATGACTTTAAAAAAAACAGGTATTGGAATTGTTTTAGCTTCTGATATTATACATGATTCTAGTATAGAAATTATTAATTTAGATCATTTGATATGTAATTTAACATATGAGTATGCATCTATAAGTATGAAAATAAAAGTACAAAAAGGTATAGGTTATGCTTCTTCTTTGACAAGAAGAAATAAAATTTTAGATTCTGAAAAATCTTTAATAGGAAAATTGTTTCTTGATGCTTGTTATAGTCCTATTGATAGAATTTCTTATTCTGTAGAACCTGCTCGTATTGAAAAAAGAACTGATTTAGATAAATTAATTATTGAAATGGAAACTAATGGAGCGATTGATCCAGAAGAAGCAATAAGAACAGCTGCTACAATTTTATCTGAACAATTAGAAGCTTTTATATATTTTAAAGATTTAGAACAACCAGAAATAAAAGAATTAAAACCTGAATTTGAACCTATTTTATTAAGACCGGTTGATGATTTAGAGTTAACTGTTCGTTCTGCTAATTGTTTAAAAGCAGAAGCTGTTCATTATATTGGAGATTTAGTTCAAAAAACAGAAGTAGAATTATTAAAAACTCCTAATTTAGGAAAAAAATCTTTAACAGAAATAAAAGATGTTTTATCTTCTAGAAATTTATCATTAGGTATGAAATTAGAAAATTGGCCTCCAAATAGTATTGTTGAATAA
- the rplX gene encoding 50S ribosomal protein L24 yields the protein MSLKLNYNDKVIIITGKYKGKIGFISNIVSSKKVIVKGINLVTKHQKPIPSQNKIGSIIKKEACIDISNIAIFNTLTNKADKIIYKFKKGKKVRFFKSNGKELGMN from the coding sequence ATGTCTTTAAAATTAAATTATAATGATAAAGTTATTATTATTACTGGAAAATATAAAGGAAAAATAGGTTTTATTAGTAATATAGTTTCTTCAAAAAAAGTTATTGTAAAAGGTATTAATTTAGTTACTAAACATCAAAAACCAATTCCTTCACAAAATAAAATTGGTTCGATAATTAAAAAAGAAGCATGTATTGATATTTCTAATATAGCTATTTTTAATACTTTAACAAATAAAGCAGATAAAATTATTTATAAATTTAAAAAAGGTAAAAAAGTACGTTTTTTTAAATCTAACGGAAAAGAATTAGGAATGAATTAA
- the rplE gene encoding 50S ribosomal protein L5 translates to MTVLYHYYKNVIIKDLMLKFNYTSIMQVPKIEKITLNMGVGLGCTNKKILDFAISDLTLISGQKPIITKARKSIAGFKIRKGYAIGCKVTLRGLKKWDFLYRLITIAIPRIRDFRGFFLKSFDGKGNFNIGIKEQIIFPEINYDKIDQLRGMDISITTSAKSDKEGYALLSSLNFPFRV, encoded by the coding sequence ATGACTGTTTTATATCATTATTATAAAAATGTAATTATTAAGGATTTAATGTTAAAGTTTAATTATACTTCTATTATGCAAGTTCCTAAAATTGAAAAAATTACATTAAATATGGGTGTTGGTTTAGGTTGTACAAATAAAAAAATATTAGATTTTGCTATTTCAGATTTAACTTTAATATCTGGTCAAAAACCTATTATTACTAAAGCTCGTAAATCTATTGCTGGTTTTAAAATAAGAAAAGGTTATGCTATAGGATGTAAAGTAACTTTAAGAGGTTTAAAAAAATGGGATTTTTTATATAGATTAATTACTATTGCTATCCCTAGAATACGTGATTTTAGAGGTTTTTTTTTAAAATCTTTTGATGGTAAAGGAAATTTTAATATTGGAATTAAAGAACAAATTATTTTTCCAGAAATAAATTATGATAAAATAGATCAGTTAAGGGGAATGGATATTTCTATTACTACTAGCGCTAAATCTGATAAAGAAGGTTATGCTCTTTTATCTTCTTTGAATTTTCCTTTTCGTGTATAA
- the rpmJ gene encoding 50S ribosomal protein L36, which translates to MKVRASVKKLCRHCKIFRRNNIIRVFCSNDPKHKQRQG; encoded by the coding sequence ATGAAAGTTAGAGCTTCTGTAAAAAAATTATGTCGTCATTGTAAAATTTTCCGTAGAAATAATATAATACGTGTGTTTTGTTCTAATGACCCAAAACACAAACAAAGACAAGGTTAA
- the rplR gene encoding 50S ribosomal protein L18: MLNKKKCRIRRACKVRLNLKKSNKVRLLVHRTSRHIYAQIILPKSFFVLVCASTLEKNIIKNLKYTGNKEAAILIGKIIAIRSLEKGIKEVSFDRSGFKYHGRIKVLAESARKHGLHF; the protein is encoded by the coding sequence ATGTTAAATAAAAAAAAATGTCGTATTCGTAGAGCTTGTAAAGTTCGTTTAAATTTAAAAAAATCAAATAAAGTTCGTTTATTAGTTCATAGAACATCTCGTCATATTTATGCACAAATTATTTTACCTAAAAGTTTTTTTGTTTTAGTTTGTGCTTCTACTTTAGAAAAAAATATTATTAAAAATTTAAAATATACTGGCAATAAAGAGGCTGCTATTTTAATTGGAAAAATTATTGCTATTAGATCTCTTGAAAAAGGAATTAAAGAAGTTTCTTTTGATCGTTCTGGGTTTAAATATCATGGTAGAATTAAGGTTTTAGCTGAATCTGCTAGAAAACATGGATTACATTTTTAA